The sequence below is a genomic window from Synechococcus sp. PCC 7335.
GGCTGATTTGTTTGGGTAGGTGCTTTCCTAGAGAAGCAACGCCTATTCGTTCGCAGGCTCTCTCTTTATTACGCACATAGGCGGCGCTAGCAGGATTATCCCCAACCATTAGCACCGCTAGTCCCGGCGGCCGCCCAACCTGCTGGGTCCAAGCTCGAATAGCTAATATGCGATCTGTTTGAATCTGTTTTGCGAGCGCTTTCCCGTCGAGGAGCTGGGCCATAATGTTAGAGTACGCTACTGGCCTTACAAGCCGAATCGAGTTGCTGGCAATAAAGCTCTAAAACCAGATTACCAGAGCTCAGATTACCAAAGTAATGTAGCAAAAGTAACGAGGCTCATTCTTCAGCTATCCTTCGAATTTTAGTTCTTGTTAGAGACTTTTTATGAAAGTATTCGCAACCAGCAACCAGCTCATAAAACTACCTGGACTAGCCTTGGGTCTCAGAGGATTAGTTCTCTTAGCACTGCTATTGGGCAGCTGCGCGGTAGCTGAGACCGGTCCTGGTGTGCCGTCTGGTTCGGAAGTCCCTCTGCCTTCTATGAGGCTACCCGGTCTACGACTACCCGATCAGCCAATAGCGATTGATTCACTGAGCGCTGAGCGGGCCGAGGATAATGTTTCTATCTCTGGTAGGGTAACGCAGCGAGTCGCGACTTTAGATGGCTGGATTTATCAAATTAAAGACGATACAGGCAGTCTGTGGGTTTTGACGCGCCAATCTGATCCTAACGTAGGCGAGATCGCAACGGTGTCAGGAATTGTAAAACATGAGGCAATTGTGATCGAGGCAGTCGATGCTAGCGAAGTTTATCTAGAAGAGCACGCTTACAGGGCTGCTGATAGCGCTGCTGACGGCACTGCTGAGCCCTCACCCGCCCGGAGGGAAGTTAATTAGTGCCAGCCTACAGCGAGCATGCAATCACCTTAGCTAGCTTTGAGCAGATCGATCGAGAGATTGGCGAACACCCGTTTACAGCAGCAGAATATGCGATCGCCCGGCGAGTTATCCACACAACGGCCGATTTTGAGTTTAAGCGGCTGATAAAATTTTGTTATCAGCCAGTAGAAGCCGCAATTACCGCATTTAGATCAGGCGCACCCATCATCACTGATGTTTCTATGGTGGCTGCTGGCATCGGGACAGTCGTTGAGCGCACCTGGCAATCTCAAGTTACTGTTGCGGTTCAGCAGGCTTCTCACTCTGCCGTTGGATCTTCTTTTGACCTAGATCTAGTCACACCAGCTCAGACTCGTAGTGCTATGGGGATGGCTAGCTGCGTGCGAAGCCATCCTGGTGCAATTGTGGCTATAGGCAATGCGCCCACCGCTCTGATGGTGCTTTGCCAAGCGGTTGCAGCAGGTTATTGGCAGCCTGCTCTAGTGATCGGCGCGCCAGTGGGGTTTATTAACGTGGTCGAATCAAAACAGGTACTCTCAACTTTGAGCATCCCCCATATCCTAGTCGAAGGCCGAAAAGGTGGATCGGCAGTAGCTGCAGCGATTCTGAACGCAGTCATGATCTGGGCTTGGGAGGCATAAGTAGCACTTTGGGTCAGACACCTTTGGGACAACCAAAAATTCAGGTTGTTGGCGTCGGCCTAGACGGCGCTGATAGCCTAAACTCGAAGACTCTAGAGATTGTCAGATCAGCAACGGTACTGTTAGGTAGTCAGCGGCATCTAGACGGGTTTCAAAAGCTTGAAAAGTCCACAGCTAGTCAGGCAGCAACTGGCCAAGGAGCAAAAGAGTGGGAAGTAGAAAGATGGGCGCTAGGCAACTTCTCTGAAGCGTTTGACAAGCTACGCTCATATCTGATTGACCATCCGAATGCGCGTATCGTCGTTCTAGCTTCTGGAGATCCGCTCTTCTTTGGCATCGGGCGACTGCTCCTTGAATATTTTCCAGCAGAGCAGCTGGCCTTCCATCCCCAACTCAGTGCTATTCAGCTGGCCTTTAGCCGTCTGAAGATTCCATGGCAGTCAGCGACTTTGGTCAGTGTTCATGGCCGAGGTGAAGCGCTTCTAATCAAAGCACTAAAAAGAGGTGACGAGAAGATCGCGGTGCTGACAGATTCTGTTTTGACACCCAGCGCGATCGCCCGTCTTGTCGAGGCCTTAGAGCTGCCCATACGCTATCGGATCTGGGTCTGCGAGAATCTGGGCGCTAAGTCAGAGCGGCTCAGCCTGTATAGCAGCGAGCAAGGGGTAGACTACAGCTGCTTAAATGTCGTAGTGATGTTGCGTGAGCTTGAATCCAACTCGGCCAGTATAGAAAGTCTGCCACTCATTGGCTTACCTGATTCAGTATTTAAAGGATTTCCAGATCGGCCGACGCTGATGACCAAACGGGAGATTCGACTTTTGATCTTAGGGGCGATCGCCCCTTTACCACACCAAGTTATCTGGGATATTGGTGCTGGGACAGGTTCTGTCAGCATAGAGCTCAGTCGACTCTGTCCGGCAGCGCGGATTTATGCACTTGAGAAAACGGCAATAGGCGCAGCCTTAATCAAACACAATGTAAAGCAGCTAGCAATTGGTCCAATACAAGTTGTCCAAGCGAAAGCGCCCGATGCCCTCTCACAGCTACCCACCCCAGATCGAGTATTTATCGGCGGAAGCAGCGGTCGCCTAACCGATATCCTCAGCTATCTTCATAAACACTTTCAGCGCAACCACACTATCAATTCAAAGAACAATTCAAAGAACAATTCTCATCACCCAGTGCGAATTGTTCTGGCCCTAGCTACCGTAGAAAACGTCGCGGAAGTCATCAGTTGGCTCGACCAAGAAGATACAGAGACAGCAGTAAAGTCGACGATAGAGAGA
It includes:
- a CDS encoding precorrin-8X methylmutase: MPAYSEHAITLASFEQIDREIGEHPFTAAEYAIARRVIHTTADFEFKRLIKFCYQPVEAAITAFRSGAPIITDVSMVAAGIGTVVERTWQSQVTVAVQQASHSAVGSSFDLDLVTPAQTRSAMGMASCVRSHPGAIVAIGNAPTALMVLCQAVAAGYWQPALVIGAPVGFINVVESKQVLSTLSIPHILVEGRKGGSAVAAAILNAVMIWAWEA
- a CDS encoding bifunctional cobalt-precorrin-7 (C(5))-methyltransferase/cobalt-precorrin-6B (C(15))-methyltransferase, yielding MGQPKIQVVGVGLDGADSLNSKTLEIVRSATVLLGSQRHLDGFQKLEKSTASQAATGQGAKEWEVERWALGNFSEAFDKLRSYLIDHPNARIVVLASGDPLFFGIGRLLLEYFPAEQLAFHPQLSAIQLAFSRLKIPWQSATLVSVHGRGEALLIKALKRGDEKIAVLTDSVLTPSAIARLVEALELPIRYRIWVCENLGAKSERLSLYSSEQGVDYSCLNVVVMLRELESNSASIESLPLIGLPDSVFKGFPDRPTLMTKREIRLLILGAIAPLPHQVIWDIGAGTGSVSIELSRLCPAARIYALEKTAIGAALIKHNVKQLAIGPIQVVQAKAPDALSQLPTPDRVFIGGSSGRLTDILSYLHKHFQRNHTINSKNNSKNNSHHPVRIVLALATVENVAEVISWLDQEDTETAVKSTIERSKDSQKLTSKRIKHTWQHQLIQANISRSIPVGPLTRFLPLNPITIMTLSMGNYLEQTVERENKHRC